One part of the Lytechinus pictus isolate F3 Inbred chromosome 3, Lp3.0, whole genome shotgun sequence genome encodes these proteins:
- the LOC135153669 gene encoding uncharacterized protein LOC135153669 — MDNTKSEDIIAGIKENPTSHTATSCQTADNGKEHSILQDSLQESRHLCSIPSRQTLLGKLEHYLHKAAISRIALLPTVHASLQSTDSTKDGAIHDHIPRHDAASSVPITTEDTDAVSGWLRLKEAYFVNREDGLSRELYEVVMMFVLGGMLGFVYGGFPASRFARQRYIHNSQASLYHSRLEATVSTLKYSSQNTYQIL; from the exons ATGGATAACACAAAGTCAGAAGACATAATTGCAGGCATTAAAGAGAATCCAACAAGTCACACTGCTACAAGCTGTCAGACAGCAGACAATGGGAAAGAACACTCTATCTTACAAGACTCATTACAAGAAAGTagacatttatgcagtataccTTCAAGACAAACTCTGCTCGGAAAATTGGAACATTATCTGCACAAAGCAGCCATTAGTAGAATAGCGCTCCTGCCTACTGTACATGCCTCATTGCAGAGTACAGACAGTACCAAAGATGGGGCCATACATGACCATATACCAAGACATGATGCAGCGAGTTCTGTCCCCATAACAACAGAAGATACTGATGCTGTTAGTGGTTGGCTAAGACTGAAGGAGGCATACTTTGTCAA TAGAGAGGATGGCTTATCTCGTGAGCTATATGAAGTGGTCATGATGTTTGTACTAGGTGGTATGTTAGGGTTTGTATATGGTGGCTTTCCAGCTTCAAGGTTTGCAAGGCAGAGATACATTCACAATAGTCAAGCATCTCTTTACCACAGCCGACTTGAAGCTACAGTGAGTACTTTGAAATACTCTTCTCAGAATACCTACCAAATCCTGTGA